In Vibrio marisflavi CECT 7928, the following are encoded in one genomic region:
- a CDS encoding hydrogenase 4 subunit D, producing MEMIGLFTILVPFVGAILTLLVPRQSAKWVCQLFAAIATLGTWALAYKFFAEGGASETISLLSIDHIQLFGLVVDKVSTLIAVVVVGLGLIVAIYSLGYMSKGNKEHPQEGEPRYYAFLLIFIGAMAGLVLSSTILGQLLFFEITGACSWSLISYYQTPVAYKSALKALIVTHIASLGLFLAAALLFVNTGTFELTAIASLSPAVKTMVMFGIMFAAWGKSAQLPMQMWLPDAMNAPTPVSAYLHAASMVKVGVYIFARAILSGGQIPEIVGIVGVIGAIITMFYGFVMYLPQKDMKRLLAYSTIAQLAYIFLALSFAALGSNLALESGVTYIFNHAFAKSLLFLVAGSLSYACGTRMLPKLTGIMKGSPLLGVGFCVAVMAIAGVPPFNGFFSKFPLIEAGFQLSAQHSWLTPIIVLALIESVATFGWLLYWFGKSVVGEPSEAVKEMSPLPGSMKFTLIVLIAMSVLSSVIASAWIH from the coding sequence ATGGAGATGATAGGTTTATTTACTATCTTGGTCCCATTCGTTGGTGCCATCCTCACGTTATTGGTTCCGCGTCAATCAGCGAAGTGGGTTTGCCAATTATTCGCAGCAATTGCAACGCTAGGCACATGGGCGCTAGCTTATAAATTTTTTGCTGAAGGCGGTGCGTCAGAGACGATTTCACTACTAAGTATCGATCACATTCAATTGTTTGGCTTAGTAGTAGATAAAGTCAGCACGTTAATTGCGGTTGTCGTTGTTGGGCTTGGCTTGATTGTTGCGATTTACTCTCTTGGTTACATGAGTAAAGGCAACAAAGAGCATCCTCAAGAGGGTGAGCCACGCTACTACGCATTCTTGCTGATCTTTATCGGTGCAATGGCTGGTTTAGTGCTGTCTTCAACGATTCTCGGTCAGCTATTGTTCTTCGAAATCACAGGTGCTTGTTCTTGGTCTTTGATCAGTTACTACCAAACGCCAGTGGCTTATAAGTCAGCGCTTAAAGCCCTGATTGTTACTCATATTGCTTCACTAGGTTTGTTCTTGGCAGCAGCACTACTGTTTGTGAACACAGGTACTTTTGAGTTAACAGCGATTGCTTCTCTTAGCCCTGCTGTGAAAACCATGGTGATGTTCGGAATCATGTTTGCCGCTTGGGGTAAATCAGCTCAACTGCCAATGCAAATGTGGCTACCTGATGCGATGAACGCGCCAACGCCAGTGAGCGCGTATTTACACGCCGCTTCTATGGTTAAAGTGGGTGTGTATATCTTTGCTCGTGCGATTTTATCTGGTGGTCAAATCCCAGAAATCGTTGGTATCGTTGGTGTTATCGGCGCGATTATCACCATGTTCTACGGCTTTGTTATGTACTTGCCACAAAAGGACATGAAGCGTCTATTAGCATACTCAACGATTGCCCAGCTTGCGTATATCTTCTTAGCTCTTTCTTTTGCTGCTCTTGGCTCAAACCTAGCGTTGGAAAGTGGCGTAACTTATATCTTTAACCACGCATTCGCGAAGAGCTTACTCTTCCTAGTTGCTGGCTCTCTAAGCTACGCGTGTGGTACTCGCATGCTACCTAAGCTAACTGGCATTATGAAAGGCTCGCCTTTATTAGGTGTAGGTTTCTGCGTGGCTGTAATGGCGATTGCGGGTGTACCTCCTTTCAATGGTTTCTTTAGTAAGTTCCCACTTATCGAAGCAGGTTTCCAATTATCGGCTCAGCATAGCTGGTTAACGCCAATCATCGTGCTTGCGTTGATTGAGTCTGTTGCAACGTTTGGTTGGTTACTGTACTGGTTCGGTAAATCAGTTGTCGGTGAGCCATCTGAAGCGGTGAAAGAAATGTCTCCACTTCCAGGTTCGATGAAATTCACATTGATCGTGTTGATCGCAATGTCGGTACTATCCAGCGTTATTGCATCAGCATGGATTCACTAG
- the hyfE gene encoding hydrogenase 4 membrane subunit — MDNLIINNLAGVLVVTSFFVVIARRAQTAAWLYALQSLVLIFLFVAIADQYNAHSLYEWSVSAFITKVVLLPSLLFYLFRNMRDEVAEQSALHPVIIAILVGVISLVAFYVVKPVALPMVSSLKFVLAVSLAHFFIGLLCIVTQRNILKQVFGYCLMENGSSLTLALLAHRAPHLMEVGITVDAIFAVIVMIILAKLIYKKLNTLDVKQLTDLKG, encoded by the coding sequence ATGGATAATCTAATAATCAATAATTTAGCTGGCGTCTTGGTTGTGACATCGTTCTTCGTTGTCATCGCCCGTCGAGCACAAACTGCAGCGTGGTTATACGCGCTTCAGTCTCTAGTTTTAATCTTTCTATTTGTAGCAATTGCTGACCAATACAACGCTCATAGTTTATATGAGTGGTCGGTTTCAGCGTTTATTACCAAAGTAGTGTTGCTACCGAGCCTACTATTTTACTTGTTCCGCAATATGCGTGATGAAGTGGCAGAGCAGTCAGCACTGCATCCTGTCATTATCGCAATCCTAGTTGGTGTGATTAGTTTAGTGGCCTTCTACGTGGTTAAACCGGTGGCATTGCCTATGGTTTCATCACTTAAGTTCGTTTTAGCTGTTTCTCTAGCACATTTTTTTATCGGATTGCTATGTATAGTGACCCAGCGCAATATTTTGAAACAAGTCTTTGGTTACTGTTTGATGGAAAACGGGTCATCGCTCACATTAGCGCTGCTGGCACATCGAGCGCCACACCTAATGGAAGTGGGCATTACCGTTGATGCAATTTTTGCTGTGATTGTGATGATTATTTTGGCCAAGCTGATCTATAAAAAGCTCAACACATTAGATGTTAAACAACTTACAGATTTGAAGGGGTAA
- a CDS encoding respiratory chain complex I subunit 1 family protein: MPELHMPSASWITLAVVQAVLMLLLAPLVTGFSRVLRAKIHSRQGPGILQDYRDIIKLLRRQSVAPANAGVIFWIMPWVLIVTMLLIAMALPTVTETSPFPISGDVITDIYLLAIFRFFFALSGIDSNSMFAGIGSARELTLGVLVEPVFMLAIFVAAMVVGSTDLGYISQGMVSMFAAHPIPVILAGIACAFAVFVEMGKLPFDAAEAEQELQEGPVTEYSGNGLAMVKLGLGLKQLVVAQLFLAIFVPWGKVVTLSFTGLLFATLILFVKLFVVFFLAGLIENSMARVRFLNTNRLTWSAFAFAVLALAFYITGL, from the coding sequence ATGCCTGAATTACATATGCCTAGCGCAAGCTGGATAACACTCGCCGTAGTGCAAGCCGTACTTATGCTACTGTTAGCACCACTTGTGACTGGTTTTTCTCGCGTACTTAGGGCGAAAATCCACTCTCGTCAGGGCCCTGGTATTCTTCAGGATTACCGTGACATTATTAAGCTTTTGCGTCGCCAATCTGTAGCGCCAGCAAATGCAGGTGTGATCTTCTGGATCATGCCTTGGGTACTGATTGTCACTATGCTTTTGATAGCAATGGCATTGCCAACAGTGACAGAAACATCACCGTTTCCAATCTCAGGCGATGTGATCACTGATATCTATTTGTTAGCTATCTTCCGTTTCTTCTTTGCGCTTTCTGGCATCGATAGTAACAGTATGTTTGCAGGCATTGGTAGTGCACGTGAGTTGACACTTGGCGTGCTAGTTGAGCCAGTGTTCATGCTTGCGATTTTTGTTGCAGCAATGGTGGTCGGTTCTACTGACCTTGGTTATATCAGCCAAGGTATGGTTAGCATGTTTGCCGCTCATCCAATTCCAGTCATTTTGGCAGGTATCGCATGTGCATTCGCTGTGTTCGTTGAAATGGGTAAACTCCCATTTGATGCGGCAGAAGCAGAGCAAGAGCTACAAGAAGGTCCAGTAACTGAGTACTCTGGTAACGGCCTAGCAATGGTTAAGTTGGGTTTAGGCCTTAAGCAACTTGTCGTGGCACAGCTATTCTTAGCTATCTTCGTACCTTGGGGTAAGGTGGTTACCTTATCTTTCACCGGCTTGCTGTTCGCGACCCTTATCTTGTTCGTTAAGCTTTTTGTTGTTTTCTTCCTTGCGGGTTTAATTGAAAACAGCATGGCGCGCGTACGTTTCTTAAATACTAATCGTCTAACCTGGTCAGCATTTGCGTTTGCTGTTTTAGCGTTAGCCTTTTACATCACTGGACTGTAA